ggctctcgtgtgtgtgtgaaggtgctggctcaccctgatgaagttgagttggctctcgtgtgtgtgtgtgaaggtgctggctcaccctgatgaagttgagttggctctcgtgtgtgtgtgtgtgaaggtgctggctcaccctgatgaagttgagttggctctcgtgtgtgtgtgtgaaggtgctggctcaccctgatgaagttgagttggctctcgtgtgtgtgtgtgaaggtgctggttcaccctgatgaagttgagttggctctcgtgtgtgtgtgtgaaggtgctggttcaccctgatgaagttgagttggctctcgtgtgtgtgtgaaggtgctggctcaccctgatgaagttgagttggctctctcgtgtgtgtgtgaaggtgctggctcaccctgatgaagttgagttggctctcgtgtgtgtgtgtgaaggtgctggttcaccctgatgaagttgagttggctctcgtgtgtgtgtgaaggtgctggctcaccctgatgaagctGAGATgactctctcgtgtgtgtgtgaaggtgctggttcaccctgatgaagttgagttggctctctctcgtgtgtgtgtgtgaaggtgctggctcaccctgatgaagctGAGATgactctctcgtgtgtgtgtgaaggtgctggttcaccctgatgaagttgagttggctctctcgtgtgtgtgtgtgaaggtgctagctcaccctgatgaagttgagttggctctcatTGTTCAGCTGCTCCAGGGTCCCCTCGATCTCCTGGAACTTGCCATCACATCCACCTGTTTCTGGAGGGTGCTGATCAGCGCCGCTGCCCTGATCTCCACAGTGAGCATGAAGATGGACTCCTCCTCCTCAAGACAGTGCCGCAGCTCCCCAAACTCCTTCCGGATCACCCACTTGAAAACGTCACACTCGTTCTGTTTGGGACAGCACAGCGCAATACTAATTCACCCTTACATAGCGATCTTCATACCAaggtacccttataaaagtttaccacgatATCTGTGCAGGTTTACCGTGCTTCTCGCTTGGTTATACTATTTACCATcgtttaccttggtttgccatgttaatCCCTGAGAAATCTGTATatcctgaaataataaaaaaacagccacaagaaaaggtaataaatCTGCCACTGGAAGAAACAGAACACACCACGCCCTAGATGTATTCATTCTCAAAGTGAACAAGAAGACATTGTTTTTAATGACTTGGTTTTTGCTCGTCTCAGCTGGCACTATCCACAAAGCCAGCACATTGCTGCCGCGTCAGTCTCCTTACTCACTGTGATTCGCAGATCTGCTCCTCCAGCTTTCTTTTCTGCGTCTGAATTTCAGTCAACAAAGCAGAAAGATCCTCCTAAAGAATGAAACAAAGACAGGCTTGTATAGTGTAGCACCGTGAGTGAACGCCGCTGCTGGGCACTCGGCCACTCAGACCTCAAGCAGTGCGTAATATAGGGGCAAAGTCTTGAGTCACTGTGCAATTGTATGGCTCAATGGTGTCAACCAATACACACTTGTGATACATTGCAGCACATAGtactgtaacaggcagtgttgagTGCAATATATATCCTAATCCACAGTGTTGCTGGTATTCCTGAGGTCTACTAATGCTTCTTCATAGTCTAGGCTGGGGTAAACGCTACTGTGATAATGCTATCTCAAAGAAACTTCTCCTCAAAGGCAAAGGGTATGAAATACAGGTAACAGAATGGCACATACAGGTACTAGATCGCTCCTCTGGCACATAAGCAGTGAtcatcaaaaagaaaaacaagtataGCAAACCCTATTGTAATGTGCGTGTGACCAAATCCAGCAGTGCAGAATAACCCTGGTTATCTTCTAAAGGGTTATCTTTCTGCCGTGCCTCGTGTTTGCCTGCTTCATTAATGTTTGTGATAGCAGCATTCTTTGTGCAGGGATTATAGTTGTGTTATTGCCTAACTCAATGTCAAAGTCAATggcctgaaaagaaaaaaagctttattatttTTAGGAGCCTGCTTGAAATGTGATCACCAGAAGCCAAAAGCAATGgccaaaaataaaagtaaaaagatAAGATTGTTAGAAGTTTGAAAACACGAGCAGAATCATTGGCAGACCCCAACGTcagcagcaatggcaacacaatgagTTCAGATCACTAATGCTGGACACTGGTACTGATATGCaccagaccacccaagtgacccgcatTGGAATTGTCTTTAAAACACACAGACCCGCGAGAGTCATTGCGCAACCCGCCAAATAAAACTGACATGTAAGATCGCCGTGTGGGCGATGTAAAAAAATCTGGCGTTTGTCATTAtatatgattgtatgtacattCCATTCATTGACGGGCTCTTAGTTCAAGTTCCAACTGAAACACTGTCATTTCATACTGTAAATTGTCAAGGCTATTTAATATTATACTTACAATAAATAAGGCAAGTttcagaaaagaaagaaagaaagaaagaaagaaagaaagaaagaaagaaagaaagaaataaatttcaaattagatttttttttttacatcgacATAATTATACATGATAATATAATACAGAGCCACGTCAGGAATTGCCTCGAGTCCAACCCCCACCAGCCCTCGTGCACGATTAGCTTCATCCTGCTGTACACGCTGGTCAACGGAGTGATCTTATGGTTCCAGGGGGCGCCAATGCTGCTACACAGCCCGCAGATGACCTCCTGGTCCTGCTCGCAGAAGAGACTCAGCGGGTTGTGGTGCTGCAGGCAGCTCTCCAGCTCCGGGTGAGAGTCGTTCAGCTCGCTCATGGCTTCCACAATCCGGGCCAGGGAGACGTTGGGAGGGGAGCTGCCCCCGTCCACCTCGCAGCGGGACACGGGGCACCGGAGCTGGCCGTATGTGTCGAGGGTCATCGAGCTCAAGCACGACTTGCAATAGGAGTGGCCGCATTGCAGCATCAGGGGCTCGGCGAACACCTCCAGGCAGATGGGGCACAGGAGCTGGTTCTCCAAACACTCCAAGCTGCAACTCCGAGCCATCTCACTGCCGGGACAGGGCACCGCTGCTCAGATTAGGTACTGCCGCGTTCTTAAGGCCTGTCCAATATATAGATTCAGGTTTCAAAATATATGGGCTCAGGCAAATACTACAAAATAAACGTCACCGAGCAGTGTCAGGTACAATGCTTATCAAGCTCGAGACCAGGCGAACACGTGAGCAAAGGCTTGTGACTTTGTTTTCCCAAATGAAGTCAAATAAATGAGTTTCCTGCACACCTTGCACAAATGTACATGATCATTGCAGTAATCTTTTTTTCTCAATTCAAATCTTGCAAACGTGTTGTGTGATTCGTACATCCCTTGCATAATcctggcatttatttattttattttattttatttttgtgcatgGTACCCATGAAATCCttgaaaaggatatttcagggtTATAGGGGAGTCATCATTAAAAGTCTCTTGCCAATGTGGTGAGGAAATAAAAGGCAAATCGAATGGCTATATTGCAAAAAgcgtggaatacaagtctagagaggttatgcgTAGATTATACAATGCCCAAGTTAGACCCCATATAGAACACTGTGTGCAGTCCTGGTCACCTCAGTACAAAAATGCATCATTGCACATATGTGAACTACCTGCTCTATTCTGTGGCGACCACCgtgtctagaaaaaaaaaaagattgcatgcGATTGGTCACAAGCCGAGTTGGGCGGGAGTTGATTGAAACAACAAAACTCTGATTGGTCCACACAACGCGCGCGTGCCAGTGTATTAGTGAGTAGGTTTACGGTTCGAGTCGGAGTTTGTGGTGAGGCAGATGTTTAGTAAAGAGCTTGagaacataaaatataaaaaacgaAGTCTGATATAGAATACACGTTTAATATTGTTAATACATCTACTTggcatatacttaaaaaaaataaaaataaaaaataactccaACACGAGTCGCGTGTACATCATGTCTAAGAACGGGGTACCGCCGAGGCTCCAGCAGTTCTACCCGGTGGATGAGAGACCAAGCCCGGACAGACAGGTGAGGCCAACGCGGGAACAAGGGGGCGAGGTTAAGACTGTGGTCTCCAGTTGAAATCCATTTCCAAACAAAAATGTGCCCCGCGCTTTATATATCTTTGAAACCAAcacaacgaagaaaaaaaaaatgagaaaaactatACAAGTATTGCGATTTcctctaaaaaaaaacattggcatcAAAACAAACCCCGAAAAACAGGTGATGACGAGAAGAAAAACCCGTAAACAAACAAAATGCTGCTTAATAATAAACGTGAGTGCAGGCTGTTACATTTCTTTACCCTTGCCAACAACGAAGAGCGGTTTACACATTCATTTAAGCATCAACTTCCATTTTGTGTTGTCCGAATGTCTGGATATGGAATCTGGCTTGTTATTTAGTTAATAGATTACAGGCCTTCTGTGGTTTGTGAGTTGATTGAATCAATCTGTGCTTGTTTTATAGTACAATAAAGACATTTACAGTTGTGTGCAAATATTAGAACCCCTCAAGATTTGGCTTTCTTtgtatacctacctgcatgacaacctctgggtgtgagaatttaaattttcggacagtgatatagaaacagtaggcactcgtgtgtgaaaatgttagaccactttgtgctttaactaggcatcttaaacagtctcatgcattttaccatgtgtgtctatgtgttcttttctcttactattttaaatgacttGCATGTGGCCACTAACAGGGATTTTTAGTTAGACGAAAGGTGCTACTTTCACTGCTGCCAGAAGCTGCGcaaaacaaattattaatataataacTACCCATTTGACAACATATTTCAAGTTTTTTCAGCCCAGATGTAAAATTACTGACAGCAGCCTTTTTTGAGGTTTCTTACTGGCATTATAATTTGTACTGGTAGTAATTAGAAAACTCACAAAAGGCTGCTGGTCACTTTGTAAAAGCCTTCAGTAATTAAGTTGAGCTCCGGATTTTCAGTCTCTATTTATATTATGCTGAGGGAACACGGAGCCacattgtggcttggaacttggtttcaggagactaggtttcaggccattgcatggcacaccaggggagacttacTAGGTCTCTgggtctcctggaagcaggtttcaagccaTTGTTCCTGAATTTGTGGCTTCGCTCAGCTCTAGGCTGCCAGCCCTCCCACATTACTGGTGCTCACATTGCCCTTGCCTTGTCCTAGAGCCCGTACCAGCGTCTGGCCAGGCAGATGCAGGATGTCCTGGGGGACGGTGGGGTGCTGAAGGAGGTGATCAGGGAAGGGGAGGGGCCGCTGGTCCCGGAGAATGCATCAGTAGCAGGTAAAGTAAACCTGAAGCCAGGGAGATCTCACCCAGTGTCATTAAAGAAGCCTACAGAGCTCGCCTATGCTGTAAAATGGAGCCGTACTCCATAAAGAATGCTTTCGGTATTCCACAGAAGTGTGAAATGTTGTTTGCCTTGCGTACAGTCACCCCTTTTTTATTGATAGTGGTACATGTTAGCTGGGCATTGGAAATAAAGATGATACATTTGCAACAGAGCAGAGAGTTAAGTAAGTATTGAGTGTTCCTTTCAAATTACACCCAGAGCACCTCGTAGCAACGTGCAGATAAACTGAGCTTCCCCAGCCTGGCTTTGTCAGGAGTCGgggttgttttatatttctgtatgTGCTGCAGGTCATCATGCTGCCTCCAGGGGGGTCTTTGTACCCCAGTTTGGAGACCACTGTTTAGGCAAATGACAAAGTAGCTAATGAAAGCTATGACCATACCACCCTCTAATAACTTGTCGTCAGTTCGGCAGTATAGAGGGCTGCCTTATGACAAGGGAACACTGCATTCACTTTTctatgtatttgaatgtttttttgtttttacatttagaaGGCTGCCTatatctctgtctccctctcgagattataattattatgactgtttgtttttccttttatcatttttttccagTTCATTATTCAGGTTACCTTGAATATGCAGACAGACCTTTCGATACCAACTGCTACATGAAGTTCCCTCGGCTGATGAAGCTTGGAAAAGGTGGGGATGAAGTCAGGTACAATATGACTGTGTACACTGGAgcagaaacagaaataaatacacagttctatgtattttttgttctttatttgtaCGTAGATCATTTTAGAAGTACTCATGGTCGATGgtgtttctgtgttttgcagATGTGACGTTGTGGGGCCTGGAGGTGGGTTTGCTGACTATGAAGAAGGGCGAGTTCTCCCGATTCCTCTTCCTCCCCAGGTATGCGTACGGGAGGCTGGGCTGCCCGCCACTGACGCCCCCCAGCGCCACAGTGCTCTTCGAGGTGCAGCTCATTGACTTCCTGGACTCTGCCGAGGTCGATGACTTCTTCTCCAGGACTCCAGTAAGTACTTCTGCCCGCTAACCCTGCATGAATCGTATCCCAAACAGTGGGGATGCCGGGATGGCACCTGGGAAAGCTATTGAACATCATTTACTCACAGTGAGCTAGAGCTAGTGGCAGTCGGAGCCGTGTCTGAGAAGCGATAGTTTTGAGGATTGATTTGGACTGGATTTTTTGTTTGCTGAACTAGGAACTACAGTAATCGTTTTAATTACAATGCAGAATATTAGTCAACATTTTAatgtgttgggttttttttttcccccgtgatgggaaaaacattttcaatgtaaCCTCCCTATTCCTAGCGGTCAAAACCGAATTCTTATTAAACAGCAGtaatcacaaatacaaaataatgataaTGTTCATGAATTGGACAAAGGTTCTGCGCATTTCATGGTACTTGGTTATGTCTGACAGGCTAGaagtatgtacagctatggccaaaagttttgcattaactagaattttaggattgagacttaatTTAAGTATATAGagaactacaaagcggtggtatgtaattcaatatgttaacgtaacattattcagcaggtttcatttgactttatgaagcaagattagttcattctatagggtgatgtaaaacttttggacACAGCTGTACATAATGTACGGCACACTTATCTCCACTTTGAGAATCTGTGATCCAGTAGTTAGGGTATCAGGATCTGGCTCTTGCATCCTGTGGAAGATGTGTATGCTGGTTGCCATACCAGTGCAAAGAAACGCACTCAGTTAACATGGGGTGCAGGGATCCCAAACAAACCATGCAACGCGTCATGTAGCAGGTAGCAGCATGGGAAAGAGGATGCTGTGGTTGGCACCTTGCACCACCTGTTTGCATGTGCTCTGTGTCACATGACTACAGCCACCCTTCACTTCCCAGGATGAGCAGAGCGAGGTCCCCCTGCCCAGACTGCTGAAAGTGGTGGATACAGAACGAGGCTTCGGCAACAGGCTTTTCAATCAGAGGCATTACGAAGACGCCAAAGACCGATACAAACAGGTACggtctaaaaataaaatgaatgtggaaataaataaaatacagggcATGTTAGCCATGTAGCTGAAAATCGAGGCTTTCAGCACACATTGCAGGCCATGTGTTGAGAACTGTTTTGTCTGATTTCTGGTAAAACAATTAAGAGCTGCTTTTCTACATTGAGTTAATATGCTGTAGACCGTAGTGACCTGCTTTTTCATTGTAATGCATTTCATTTATATCCACGGCTGAGATACATGGGTTAACAACGCCTGACAATCTGAATATTTCGCTGCTCActttgtcttttcgttcacaggCGGTGACGCTGTTGAAGAACCGGGAGCCAGTGGACGAGGTGCAGAAGAGGGACATTGAGGCGCTGAAGCTGCCGTTTTTCCTGAACCTGTCCCTGACGCTCCTGCGCCTGGAGCAGCCTGCCAAGGCTCTGGCCTATGGGAAGAAGGCCCTGGAGATCGACGCCCGCAACACCAAGGCGCTGTTCCGCTGCGGGCAGGCGAGTGCAATACAACGGGAGACTGGCTCCAGAGCTGTGAATTCAAAAAGCAAAACCCAGCAACTCATGCACAACCTCATTTTACTATTGGCTTTGATGAAGACTTCTAGTTTTACACGTTGTGTGTGTGTAACTATATAAATTCACAAACCCCATTTtagtatttattcattcattttattttgaaaggttattcacttacagacgtgctcaaatgtgttggtacccttacagctcattgaaataatgcttaattcctcctgaaaagtgatgaaattaaaagctattttatcatgtatacttgcatgcctttggtatgtcatagaataaagcaaagaagctgtgaaaaaagatgaattattgcttattctacaaagatattctaaaatggcctggacacatttgttggtaccccttagaaaagataataaataattggattatagtgatatttcaaactaattagtttctttaattggtatcacacatgtctccaatcttgtaatcagtcattcagcctatttaaatggagaaaagtagtcactgtgctgtttggtatcattgtgtgcaccacactgaacatggaccagagaaagcaaaggaatgAGTTGtttgaggagatcagaaagaaaataatagacaagcatggtaaaggtaaaggctacaagaccatctccaagcagcttgatgttcctgtgacaacagttgcaaatattattaagaagtttaaggtccatggaactgtagccaacctccctgggcgcggccgcaagaggaaaatcgaccccagattgaacagaaggatagtgcgaatggtagaaaaagaaccaaggataactgctaaagagatacaagctaaactccaaggtgaaggtacgtcagtttctgatcgcaccatccgttgctttttgagcgaaagtgggctccatggaagaagacccaggaggactccacttttgacagaaaaacataaaaaagccagactggaatttgctaaaatgcatattgacaagccacaatccttctgggagaatgtcctttggacagatgagtcaaaactggagctttttggcaagtcacatcagctctatgttcacagacgaaaaaatgaaactttcaaagaaaagaacaccatacctacagtgaaacatggaggaggctcggttatgttttggggctgccttgaatcttgaatctgtgcagggcacaatgaaatctcaagactatcaaggcattctggagcgaaacgtactgcccagtgtcagaaagctctgtctcagtcgcaggtcatgggacctccaacaggataatgacccaaaacacacagctaaaagcacccaagaatggataagaacaaaacattggactattctgaagtggccttctatgagtcctgatctgaatcctatcgaacatctatggaaagagctgaaacttgcagtctggagaaggcacccatcaaacctgagacagctggagcagtttgctcaggaagagtgggacaaactacctgttaacaggtgcagaagtctcattgagagctacagaaaacgtttgattgcagtgattgcctctaaaggttgtgcaacaaaatattaggttagcggtcccatcatttttgtccatgccattttcatttgttttattatttacaatattatgttgaataaaaaatcaaaagcaaagtctgatttctattaaatatggaaaaaacaatcgttttttgtggaggggtaccaacaaatttgagcacgtctgtatatacaggaTCCAattagttattcatttatttactttaattttTGTCTTCCATTGTCCACTTGTCACCCTCAATTTTTATATTAACTGTTCAAGAGCATTTTCAGGAATGCAGTTATGATGTCATTGTTTAAGCTGGTTACTTCAACCTTACCAATGCGGACAGTATTAAGTATAAGTATTGAGATCATGAATGTGGATTGAAACTCGCACTGCTTGCAAGGTCCTGGTAGTATGTATATTTTTGTGATTCTGATGCCTGTACAGAGAAGTGTACTGTGGGTGTAACTGACATACCTTGTGTCCTTTTCTGAAACAAATACACAGTGGCTCACTGGAAAATCTTTTTCTGATATATTTTTTCAGGCTTGTTTTGAGTTGGGAGATTATGAAAAGGCCAGACATTTCCTTGTGATGGCTCAAGCAGAAAAACCCTTTGATGCAGATATCAACAACCAGCTGAAAAAATTGGCTAGGTCAGTCCTTTTTGTTTCCATTTATTGACCTAATGCTGGTAATGTTTGTATTGCTTTGCATTGTTTGGAGGactgcagctctggccaaaaggtttgtatcacctagaattttaggatgaaacatcataatttatttattgaacatcatgtaatcaaagaaactacaaaatgagatcgcaagtgtctaccggaagccataatagtagtacagtgttagATGTTCAATTTTGAAAtgttagtttttcgttaagtgtatggaaaactacaaaacgatatgtaattgaatatgttaatgtaacattcagcaggtttcatttgacgttatgaagcaaaatgagttaattatcTCGGGTGacgtaaaacttttggccatagctgtaggtgtaAAAACATTTCCTTTAGTATGCAGGACACTGAAGTAAAAAAAGGACAGGCTTACAGAGTTAGAGCTGCTGGTGCACTAAACGTCTTGTTGTCAATACACAGAATACACTGCCTTGCACTGTAACCAGAATGCAAACACCCCATTCTCAGCACTAAACATCCATTCTCAGTCATGCAATACTACTACTTCATAAGAACCTCTGCGCTCTGTTAGCCTGTACTGTTATGAGCACTGAAAAACTTCACCTTTGCAGTCATTACAGACACTATACTGAGAAGGAGAAAGAGATGTGCACCAAGATGTTTGCAGACTTTCATGCATCAGAGAA
The DNA window shown above is from Acipenser ruthenus chromosome 24, fAciRut3.2 maternal haplotype, whole genome shotgun sequence and carries:
- the LOC131700519 gene encoding E3 ubiquitin-protein ligase TRIM50-like; protein product: MARSCSLECLENQLLCPICLEVFAEPLMLQCGHSYCKSCLSSMTLDTYGQLRCPVSRCEVDGGSSPPNVSLARIVEAMSELNDSHPELESCLQHHNPLSLFCEQDQEVICGLCSSIGAPWNHKITPLTSVYSRMKLIVHEGWWGLDSRQFLTWLCIILSCIIMSM
- the LOC117429515 gene encoding inactive peptidyl-prolyl cis-trans isomerase FKBP6; translated protein: MSKNGVPPRLQQFYPVDERPSPDRQSPYQRLARQMQDVLGDGGVLKEVIREGEGPLVPENASVAVHYSGYLEYADRPFDTNCYMKFPRLMKLGKDVTLWGLEVGLLTMKKGEFSRFLFLPRYAYGRLGCPPLTPPSATVLFEVQLIDFLDSAEVDDFFSRTPDEQSEVPLPRLLKVVDTERGFGNRLFNQRHYEDAKDRYKQAVTLLKNREPVDEVQKRDIEALKLPFFLNLSLTLLRLEQPAKALAYGKKALEIDARNTKALFRCGQACFELGDYEKARHFLVMAQAEKPFDADINNQLKKLASHYRHYTEKEKEMCTKMFADFHASEK